Proteins encoded within one genomic window of Manis pentadactyla isolate mManPen7 chromosome 4, mManPen7.hap1, whole genome shotgun sequence:
- the GRIN2C gene encoding glutamate receptor ionotropic, NMDA 2C isoform X3 → MLGAGGGRRGLSARAQRPFPADPPVDMGGALGPALLLTSLLGAWAELGPGQGEQALTVAVVFGSSGLPQAQARIRLTPQSFLDLPLEIQPLTVGVNNTNPSSLLTQICGVLGATSVHGIVFEDNVGTEAVAQILDFISSQTHVPILSISGGSAVVLTPKVLRAIPGDSDPVCNAPGNLQSNKFPGDADAAAGRLSSTGRIGRQDPGSAFLQLGVSLEQQLQVLFKVLEEYDWSAFAVITSLHPGHALFLEGVRAVAEASYLGWQLLDVLTLELGPGGPRARTQRLLRQLDAPVLVAYCSREEAEVLFAEAAQAGLVGPGHVWLVPSLALGSTDAPPAVFPVGLISVVTESWRLSLRQKVRDGVAILALGAHGYRRWHSALPDPAGDCRGHPGPIGPARVAFYRHLLNITWEGRDFSFSPGGYLVQPTMVVIALNRHRLWEMVGRWAHGVLHMKYPVWPRYSASLQPVVDSRHLTVATLEERPFVIVESPAPGTGGCVPNTVPCRRQSNHTFSSGDAAPYTKLCCKGFCIDILKKLAKVVKFSYDLYLVTNGKHGKRVYYKRADMAIGSLTINEERSEVVDFSVPFVETGISVMVARSNGTVSPSAFLEPYSPSVWVMMFVMCLTVVAITVFMFEYFSPVSYNKNLTSGKKSGGPSFTIGKSVWLLWALVFNNSVPIENPRGTTSKIMVLVWAFFAVIFLASYTANLAAFMIQEQYIDTVSGLSDKKFQRPQDQYPPFRFGTVPNGSTERNIRSNYRDMHTHMVKFNQRSVEDALISLKMGKLDAFIYDAAVLNYMAGKDEGCKLVTIGSGKVFATTGYGIAMQKDSHWKRAIDLALLQFLGDGETQKLETVWLSGICQNEKNEVMSSKLDIDNMAGVFYMLLVAMGLALLVFAWEHLVYWKLRHSVPNTSRLDFLLAFSRGIYSCFGGVQNLASPARPPSPDLTASSAQASVLKMLQAARDMVTTAGVSSSLDRATRTIESWGGSRRAAPPPACPGPRPPTPVPVPELRPNGWGPPGGGRAAPGCRVPKSPGRPLTFGLPLPEVSRVWDRPAWEAPAQSGCGGRHLWASERRALPERPLSPEPCHYSSFPRADRPGRPFLPLFPEPPEPEDLPLLEPEQLAWREALLRAAWARGPRPRHASLPSSVAEAFTRPCPPPAGCALPACGRLAPAQSMRLPSYREACGGSVWAGAPAWPHRQHACLHAHAHLPLCWEAVCPHLPPCASHGPWLAGAWGPPGHRSRTLGELAEVSRVVCERHGFPRPCTWRRISSLESEV, encoded by the exons ATGCTCGGCGCGGGAGGCGGCCGGCGTGGGCTCTCGGCGCGGGCGCAGCGCCCCTTCCCCGCG GACCCTCCGGTGGACATGGGTGGGGCCCTGGGGCCGGCCCTGCTGCTCACCTCACTCCTTGGTGCCTGGGCAGAGCTGGGCCCTGGGCAGGGCGAGCAGGCTTTGACGGTGGCCGTGGTGTTCGGCAGCTCGGGGCTGCCACAGGCCCAGGCCCGTATCCGCCTCACCCCTCAGAGCTTCCTGGACCTGCCGCTGGAGATCCAGCCACTCACTGTGGGGGTCAACAATACCAACCCCAGCAGtctcctcacccagatctgcgGGGTTCTGGGTGCCACCAGCGTCCATGGCATCGTCTTTGAGGACAACGTGGGCACCGAGGCCGTGGCCCAGATCCTGGACTTCATCTCCTCCCAGACTCACGTGCCGATCCTCAGCATCAGTGGGGGCTCTGCTGTGGTCCTCACTCCCAAG GTCCTGCGCGCCATCCCCGGAGATTCTGATCCAGTATGCAACGCGCCCGGGAATTTGCAATCCAACAAGTTCCCAGGGGACGCTGATGCTGCGGCTGGTCGTCTGTCCAGCACCGGCCGGATTGGGCGCCAG gACCCGGGCTCCGCCTTCCTGCAGCTGGGCGTGTCCCTGGAGCAGCAGCTGCAGGTGCTGTTCAAGGTGCTGGAGGAGTACGATTGGAGCGCTTTCGCGGTGATCACCAGCCTGCACCCGGGCCACGCGCTCTTCCTCGAGGGCGTGCGCGCCGTCGCCGAGGCCAGCTACCTGGGCTGGCAGCTGCTGGACGTGCTCACGTTGGAGTTGGGCCCCGGCGGGCCGCGCGCGCGCACCCAGCGCCTGCTGCGCCAGCTCGACGCCCCGGTGCTGGTGGCCTACTGCTCGCGCGAGGAGGCCGAGGTGCTCTTCGCAGAGGCGGCGCAGGCGGGCTTGGTGGGGCCTGGGCATGTATGGCTGGTGCCAAGCCTGGCGCTGGGCAGCACCGACGCTCCCCCCGCCGTCTTCCCCGTGGGCCTCATAAGTGTCGTCACTGAGAGCTGGCGCCTCAGCTTGCGCCAGAAGGTCCGCGACGGTGTGGCCATCCTGGCCCTGGGTGCCCACGGCTACCGGCGCTGGCACAGCGCCCTGCCTGACCCCGCTGGTGACTGCCGTGGCCACCCTGGGCCCATCGGCCCTGCCCGAGTGGCCTTCTACAG GCACCTACTGAATATCACCTGGGAGGGCCGCGACTTCTCCTTCAGCCCTGGTGGGTACCTGGTCCAGCCCACCATGGTTGTGATCGCCCTTAACCGACACCGCCTCTGGGAGATG GTGGGGCGGTGGGCCCATGGTGTCCTCCACATGAAGTACCCAGTGTGGCCTCGCTACAGTGCCTCCCTGCAGCCCGTAGTGGACAGCCGGCACCTGACCGTGGCCACACTAGAAGAGCGGCCCTTTGTCATTGTGGAGAGCCCTGCCCCTGGCACGGGTGGCTGTGTGCCCAACACTGTGCCCTGCCGCAGGCAGAGCAACCACACCTTCAG CAGTGGTGACGCAGCCCCCTACACCAAGCTTTGCTGCAAGGGCTTCTGCATCGACATCCTCAAGAAGCTGGCCAAGGTGGTCAAGTTCTCATATGACCTGTACCTGGTAACCAATGGCAAGCATGGCAAGAGG GTGTACTACAAGCGGGCAGACATGGCCATCGGCTCCCTCACCATCAACGAGGAGCGCTCCGAGGTCGTGGACTTCTCTGTCCCCTTCGTGGAGACCGGCATCAGCGTGATGGTGGCTCGAAGCAATGGCACCGTCTCCCCCTCGGCCTTCCTGG AGCCCTATAGCCCCTCAGTGTGGGTGATGATGTTCGTCATGTGTCTTACTGTGGTGGCCATCACGGTCTTCATGTTTGAGTACTTCAGCCCTGTCAGCTACAACAAGAACCTCACCAGTGGCAAAA AGTCTGGAGGCCCGTCCTTCACCATCGGCAAGtctgtgtggctgctgtgggcgcTGGTCTTCAACAACTCGGTGCCCATCGAGAACCCCCGAGGCACCACCAGCAAGATCATGGTCCTGGTCTGGGCCTTCTTCGCCGTCATCTTCCTTGCCAGCTACACAGCCAACTTGGCCGCCTTCATGATCCAGGAACAGTACATCGACACTGTGTCTGGCCTCAGTGACAAGAAG TTTCAGCGGCCTCAAGATCAGTACCCACCCTTCCGCTTTGGCACAGTACCCAACGGCAGCACGGAGCGGAACATCCGCAGCAACTACCGCGACATGCACACCCACATGGTCAAGTTCAACCAGCGCTCCGTGGAGGATGCACTCATTAGCCTCAAGATGGG GAAGTTGGACGCCTTCATCTACGATGCTGCTGTCCTCAACTACATGGCGGGCAAGGACGAGGGCTGCAAGCTGGTCACCATTGGTTCCGGCAAGGTCTTTGCCACCACTGGCTATGGCATTGCCATGCAGAAGGACTCCCACTGGAAGCGGGCCATAGATCTGGCACTCCTGCAGTTTCTGGGGGACG GGGAGACACAGAAGCTGGAGACCGTGTGGCTCTCGGGAATCTGCCAGAATGAGAAGAACGAGGTGATGAGCAGCAAGCTTGACATCGACAACATGGCCGGCGTCTTCTACATGCTGCTCGTGGCCATGGGGCTGGCCCTACTGGTCTTTGCCTGGGAGCATCTGGTCTACTGGAAGCTGCGTCACTCCGTGCCAAACACATCCCGGCTGGACTTCCTGCTGGCCTTCAGCAGG GGCATATACAGCTGCTTCGGCGGGGTGCAGAACCTGGCCAGCCCCGCGCGGCCACCCAGCCCGGACCTCACGGCCAGTTCAGCCCAGGCCAGCGTGCTTAAAATGTTGCAGGCGGCGCGCGACATGGTGACCACGGCGGGCGTAAGCAGCTCCCTGGATCGCGCCACGCGCACCATTGAGAGCTGGGGCGGCAGCCGCCGCGCGGCCCCGCCGCCTGCCTGCCCCGGCCCGCGGCCGCCCACCCCTGTCCCGGTCCCCGAGCTGCGCCCCAACGGCTGGGGACCGCCAGGCGGGGGCCGCGCCGCCCCGGGGTGCAGGGTCCCGAAGTCCCCGGGTCGCCCCCTGACGTTCGGGCTGCCCCTGCCCGAAGTCTCCCGGGTGTGGGACCGGCCGGCCTGGGAGGCGCCAGCGCAGAGTGGGTGCGGGGGGCGGCACCTCTGGGCGTCCGAGCGGCGCGCGCTCCCAGAGCGCCCCCTGTCTCCCGAGCCCTGCCACTACAGCTCTTTCCCTCGAGCCGACCGCCCCGGGCGCCCCTTCCTCCCGCTCTTCCCGGAGCCCCCGGAGCCCGAGGACCTGCCGCTGCTCGAGCCGGAGCAGCTGGCCTGGCGGGAGGCCCTGCTGCGTGCGGCCTGGGCCCGGGGCCCACGCCCACGCCACGCTTCCCTGCCCAGCTCGGTGGCTGAGGCCTTCACCCGGCCCTGCCCGCCGCCCGCCGGGTGTGCGCTCCCGGCCTGTGGGCGCTTGGCGCCCGCGCAGTCGATGCGGCTGCCCTCCTACCGGGAGGCCTGCGGGGGGTCCGTGTGGGCAGGGGCCCCCGCCTGGCCGCACAGACAGCACGCCTGCCTTCACGCCCATGCCCACCTGCCGCTCTGCTGGGAGGCTGTATGCCCTCACCTCCCGCCCTGTGCCAGCCACGGACCCTGGCTCGCTGGGGCTTGGGGACCTCCGGGGCACAGAAGCAGGACCCTGGGGGAGCTGGCAGAAGTCAGTAGGGTGGTCTGTGAGAGGCATGGATTCCCCAGACCTTGCACCTGGCGGAGGATCTCCAGCTTGGAGTCAGAAGTGTGA
- the GRIN2C gene encoding glutamate receptor ionotropic, NMDA 2C isoform X2: MLGAGGGRRGLSARAQRPFPADPPVDMGGALGPALLLTSLLGAWAELGPGQGEQALTVAVVFGSSGLPQAQARIRLTPQSFLDLPLEIQPLTVGVNNTNPSSLLTQICGVLGATSVHGIVFEDNVGTEAVAQILDFISSQTHVPILSISGGSAVVLTPKVLRAIPGDSDPVCNAPGNLQSNKFPGDADAAAGRLSSTGRIGRQDPGSAFLQLGVSLEQQLQVLFKVLEEYDWSAFAVITSLHPGHALFLEGVRAVAEASYLGWQLLDVLTLELGPGGPRARTQRLLRQLDAPVLVAYCSREEAEVLFAEAAQAGLVGPGHVWLVPSLALGSTDAPPAVFPVGLISVVTESWRLSLRQKVRDGVAILALGAHGYRRWHSALPDPAGDCRGHPGPIGPARVAFYRHLLNITWEGRDFSFSPGGYLVQPTMVVIALNRHRLWEMVGRWAHGVLHMKYPVWPRYSASLQPVVDSRHLTVATLEERPFVIVESPAPGTGGCVPNTVPCRRQSNHTFSGDAAPYTKLCCKGFCIDILKKLAKVVKFSYDLYLVTNGKHGKRVRGVWNGMIGEVYYKRADMAIGSLTINEERSEVVDFSVPFVETGISVMVARSNGTVSPSAFLEPYSPSVWVMMFVMCLTVVAITVFMFEYFSPVSYNKNLTSGKKSGGPSFTIGKSVWLLWALVFNNSVPIENPRGTTSKIMVLVWAFFAVIFLASYTANLAAFMIQEQYIDTVSGLSDKKFQRPQDQYPPFRFGTVPNGSTERNIRSNYRDMHTHMVKFNQRSVEDALISLKMGKLDAFIYDAAVLNYMAGKDEGCKLVTIGSGKVFATTGYGIAMQKDSHWKRAIDLALLQFLGDGETQKLETVWLSGICQNEKNEVMSSKLDIDNMAGVFYMLLVAMGLALLVFAWEHLVYWKLRHSVPNTSRLDFLLAFSRGIYSCFGGVQNLASPARPPSPDLTASSAQASVLKMLQAARDMVTTAGVSSSLDRATRTIESWGGSRRAAPPPACPGPRPPTPVPVPELRPNGWGPPGGGRAAPGCRVPKSPGRPLTFGLPLPEVSRVWDRPAWEAPAQSGCGGRHLWASERRALPERPLSPEPCHYSSFPRADRPGRPFLPLFPEPPEPEDLPLLEPEQLAWREALLRAAWARGPRPRHASLPSSVAEAFTRPCPPPAGCALPACGRLAPAQSMRLPSYREACGGSVWAGAPAWPHRQHACLHAHAHLPLCWEAVCPHLPPCASHGPWLAGAWGPPGHRSRTLGELAEVSRVVCERHGFPRPCTWRRISSLESEV, from the exons ATGCTCGGCGCGGGAGGCGGCCGGCGTGGGCTCTCGGCGCGGGCGCAGCGCCCCTTCCCCGCG GACCCTCCGGTGGACATGGGTGGGGCCCTGGGGCCGGCCCTGCTGCTCACCTCACTCCTTGGTGCCTGGGCAGAGCTGGGCCCTGGGCAGGGCGAGCAGGCTTTGACGGTGGCCGTGGTGTTCGGCAGCTCGGGGCTGCCACAGGCCCAGGCCCGTATCCGCCTCACCCCTCAGAGCTTCCTGGACCTGCCGCTGGAGATCCAGCCACTCACTGTGGGGGTCAACAATACCAACCCCAGCAGtctcctcacccagatctgcgGGGTTCTGGGTGCCACCAGCGTCCATGGCATCGTCTTTGAGGACAACGTGGGCACCGAGGCCGTGGCCCAGATCCTGGACTTCATCTCCTCCCAGACTCACGTGCCGATCCTCAGCATCAGTGGGGGCTCTGCTGTGGTCCTCACTCCCAAG GTCCTGCGCGCCATCCCCGGAGATTCTGATCCAGTATGCAACGCGCCCGGGAATTTGCAATCCAACAAGTTCCCAGGGGACGCTGATGCTGCGGCTGGTCGTCTGTCCAGCACCGGCCGGATTGGGCGCCAG gACCCGGGCTCCGCCTTCCTGCAGCTGGGCGTGTCCCTGGAGCAGCAGCTGCAGGTGCTGTTCAAGGTGCTGGAGGAGTACGATTGGAGCGCTTTCGCGGTGATCACCAGCCTGCACCCGGGCCACGCGCTCTTCCTCGAGGGCGTGCGCGCCGTCGCCGAGGCCAGCTACCTGGGCTGGCAGCTGCTGGACGTGCTCACGTTGGAGTTGGGCCCCGGCGGGCCGCGCGCGCGCACCCAGCGCCTGCTGCGCCAGCTCGACGCCCCGGTGCTGGTGGCCTACTGCTCGCGCGAGGAGGCCGAGGTGCTCTTCGCAGAGGCGGCGCAGGCGGGCTTGGTGGGGCCTGGGCATGTATGGCTGGTGCCAAGCCTGGCGCTGGGCAGCACCGACGCTCCCCCCGCCGTCTTCCCCGTGGGCCTCATAAGTGTCGTCACTGAGAGCTGGCGCCTCAGCTTGCGCCAGAAGGTCCGCGACGGTGTGGCCATCCTGGCCCTGGGTGCCCACGGCTACCGGCGCTGGCACAGCGCCCTGCCTGACCCCGCTGGTGACTGCCGTGGCCACCCTGGGCCCATCGGCCCTGCCCGAGTGGCCTTCTACAG GCACCTACTGAATATCACCTGGGAGGGCCGCGACTTCTCCTTCAGCCCTGGTGGGTACCTGGTCCAGCCCACCATGGTTGTGATCGCCCTTAACCGACACCGCCTCTGGGAGATG GTGGGGCGGTGGGCCCATGGTGTCCTCCACATGAAGTACCCAGTGTGGCCTCGCTACAGTGCCTCCCTGCAGCCCGTAGTGGACAGCCGGCACCTGACCGTGGCCACACTAGAAGAGCGGCCCTTTGTCATTGTGGAGAGCCCTGCCCCTGGCACGGGTGGCTGTGTGCCCAACACTGTGCCCTGCCGCAGGCAGAGCAACCACACCTTCAG TGGTGACGCAGCCCCCTACACCAAGCTTTGCTGCAAGGGCTTCTGCATCGACATCCTCAAGAAGCTGGCCAAGGTGGTCAAGTTCTCATATGACCTGTACCTGGTAACCAATGGCAAGCATGGCAAGAGGGTGCGCGGCGTGTGGAATGGCATGATTGGGGAG GTGTACTACAAGCGGGCAGACATGGCCATCGGCTCCCTCACCATCAACGAGGAGCGCTCCGAGGTCGTGGACTTCTCTGTCCCCTTCGTGGAGACCGGCATCAGCGTGATGGTGGCTCGAAGCAATGGCACCGTCTCCCCCTCGGCCTTCCTGG AGCCCTATAGCCCCTCAGTGTGGGTGATGATGTTCGTCATGTGTCTTACTGTGGTGGCCATCACGGTCTTCATGTTTGAGTACTTCAGCCCTGTCAGCTACAACAAGAACCTCACCAGTGGCAAAA AGTCTGGAGGCCCGTCCTTCACCATCGGCAAGtctgtgtggctgctgtgggcgcTGGTCTTCAACAACTCGGTGCCCATCGAGAACCCCCGAGGCACCACCAGCAAGATCATGGTCCTGGTCTGGGCCTTCTTCGCCGTCATCTTCCTTGCCAGCTACACAGCCAACTTGGCCGCCTTCATGATCCAGGAACAGTACATCGACACTGTGTCTGGCCTCAGTGACAAGAAG TTTCAGCGGCCTCAAGATCAGTACCCACCCTTCCGCTTTGGCACAGTACCCAACGGCAGCACGGAGCGGAACATCCGCAGCAACTACCGCGACATGCACACCCACATGGTCAAGTTCAACCAGCGCTCCGTGGAGGATGCACTCATTAGCCTCAAGATGGG GAAGTTGGACGCCTTCATCTACGATGCTGCTGTCCTCAACTACATGGCGGGCAAGGACGAGGGCTGCAAGCTGGTCACCATTGGTTCCGGCAAGGTCTTTGCCACCACTGGCTATGGCATTGCCATGCAGAAGGACTCCCACTGGAAGCGGGCCATAGATCTGGCACTCCTGCAGTTTCTGGGGGACG GGGAGACACAGAAGCTGGAGACCGTGTGGCTCTCGGGAATCTGCCAGAATGAGAAGAACGAGGTGATGAGCAGCAAGCTTGACATCGACAACATGGCCGGCGTCTTCTACATGCTGCTCGTGGCCATGGGGCTGGCCCTACTGGTCTTTGCCTGGGAGCATCTGGTCTACTGGAAGCTGCGTCACTCCGTGCCAAACACATCCCGGCTGGACTTCCTGCTGGCCTTCAGCAGG GGCATATACAGCTGCTTCGGCGGGGTGCAGAACCTGGCCAGCCCCGCGCGGCCACCCAGCCCGGACCTCACGGCCAGTTCAGCCCAGGCCAGCGTGCTTAAAATGTTGCAGGCGGCGCGCGACATGGTGACCACGGCGGGCGTAAGCAGCTCCCTGGATCGCGCCACGCGCACCATTGAGAGCTGGGGCGGCAGCCGCCGCGCGGCCCCGCCGCCTGCCTGCCCCGGCCCGCGGCCGCCCACCCCTGTCCCGGTCCCCGAGCTGCGCCCCAACGGCTGGGGACCGCCAGGCGGGGGCCGCGCCGCCCCGGGGTGCAGGGTCCCGAAGTCCCCGGGTCGCCCCCTGACGTTCGGGCTGCCCCTGCCCGAAGTCTCCCGGGTGTGGGACCGGCCGGCCTGGGAGGCGCCAGCGCAGAGTGGGTGCGGGGGGCGGCACCTCTGGGCGTCCGAGCGGCGCGCGCTCCCAGAGCGCCCCCTGTCTCCCGAGCCCTGCCACTACAGCTCTTTCCCTCGAGCCGACCGCCCCGGGCGCCCCTTCCTCCCGCTCTTCCCGGAGCCCCCGGAGCCCGAGGACCTGCCGCTGCTCGAGCCGGAGCAGCTGGCCTGGCGGGAGGCCCTGCTGCGTGCGGCCTGGGCCCGGGGCCCACGCCCACGCCACGCTTCCCTGCCCAGCTCGGTGGCTGAGGCCTTCACCCGGCCCTGCCCGCCGCCCGCCGGGTGTGCGCTCCCGGCCTGTGGGCGCTTGGCGCCCGCGCAGTCGATGCGGCTGCCCTCCTACCGGGAGGCCTGCGGGGGGTCCGTGTGGGCAGGGGCCCCCGCCTGGCCGCACAGACAGCACGCCTGCCTTCACGCCCATGCCCACCTGCCGCTCTGCTGGGAGGCTGTATGCCCTCACCTCCCGCCCTGTGCCAGCCACGGACCCTGGCTCGCTGGGGCTTGGGGACCTCCGGGGCACAGAAGCAGGACCCTGGGGGAGCTGGCAGAAGTCAGTAGGGTGGTCTGTGAGAGGCATGGATTCCCCAGACCTTGCACCTGGCGGAGGATCTCCAGCTTGGAGTCAGAAGTGTGA